A window of Phycobacter azelaicus contains these coding sequences:
- a CDS encoding gamma-glutamyltransferase family protein gives MQSFTTRPEIRGSFGVATSTHWIASAVGFGILEKGGNAFDAAVATGLVLQVVEPHLNGPAGDLPAIFHSVRTGKTEVLAAQGPAPAGATIEHYKAQGLSLIPGSGLLSTVVPGAFDGWMLMLRDHGSLSLREVMSPAIDYARDGHPVLPRVANTIADLAEYFAREWPSSAQVWTPGGAAPEANAMFRNPDLAATYQRLVEVGEAAGEDRTTQIDAARTAWAEGFVADAVFDYLSDACVHDGSEQKNRAVLAPADMAGWRAGYEPTLTYDYHGWTVHKTHAWSQGPVLLQGLAILKHFDLGAMDPLGDEFTHTVIEAMKLAYADREAYYGDPAHSEVPMEVLLSDGYNAERAKLITREASLEQRPGRVPGFENLADAYIERASRDFGVADAAPQEPTMAHLTEKRGDTVHLDIIDRWGNMVSATPSGGWLQSNPVIPGLGFPLNSRAQMFWLEEGLPTSLAPGRRPRTTLTPSLAEKDGQRLVFGTPGGDQQDQWQLIWFLRFVHHGFDLQQGLDAPLFHTMHFQGSFFPREARPGEMMIEASYEAATIAALRARGHIVTVADPWTVGRLTAALRHADGTLQAAATPRLMQAYAIGR, from the coding sequence ATGCAGTCCTTTACCACCCGCCCCGAGATCCGCGGCAGTTTTGGGGTCGCCACCTCGACCCATTGGATCGCCTCGGCCGTGGGCTTTGGCATTCTGGAAAAGGGCGGCAATGCCTTTGATGCTGCCGTGGCGACGGGTCTGGTCCTGCAGGTGGTTGAGCCGCATCTGAACGGCCCTGCGGGCGATCTTCCGGCGATCTTCCATTCCGTCCGCACAGGCAAGACCGAGGTTCTTGCCGCGCAAGGTCCGGCCCCGGCGGGCGCCACCATCGAACACTACAAGGCGCAAGGCCTGTCGCTGATCCCCGGCTCGGGGCTGCTCTCCACTGTGGTGCCCGGCGCTTTTGATGGCTGGATGCTGATGCTGCGCGATCATGGCAGCCTGTCCCTGCGCGAGGTGATGAGCCCCGCCATCGACTATGCCCGCGACGGCCACCCGGTACTGCCGCGTGTGGCCAATACCATCGCGGATCTGGCTGAATATTTCGCCCGCGAATGGCCCTCCTCTGCCCAGGTCTGGACACCGGGCGGCGCGGCCCCCGAAGCAAACGCAATGTTCCGCAACCCCGACCTTGCCGCCACCTATCAGCGCCTTGTGGAAGTAGGTGAGGCTGCAGGCGAAGACCGCACAACACAGATCGATGCCGCGCGCACCGCTTGGGCCGAAGGTTTCGTGGCCGATGCGGTCTTTGACTACCTGTCGGACGCCTGCGTGCATGATGGCTCCGAGCAGAAAAACCGCGCGGTTCTGGCCCCCGCCGACATGGCGGGCTGGCGCGCAGGCTATGAGCCAACGCTGACCTACGACTATCACGGCTGGACCGTGCACAAGACCCACGCCTGGTCGCAGGGGCCGGTGCTGCTGCAGGGGCTGGCGATCCTGAAACATTTCGACCTGGGCGCGATGGATCCCCTTGGGGACGAGTTCACTCACACGGTGATCGAAGCCATGAAGCTCGCCTATGCCGACCGCGAGGCCTATTACGGGGATCCCGCGCACAGCGAGGTGCCGATGGAGGTACTGCTGTCGGATGGCTACAACGCAGAGCGCGCAAAGCTGATCACGCGTGAGGCCTCGTTGGAGCAGCGTCCGGGCCGGGTGCCAGGGTTCGAAAATCTGGCCGACGCCTATATAGAGCGCGCGTCCCGCGATTTTGGCGTTGCGGATGCCGCCCCGCAGGAACCCACCATGGCCCACCTGACCGAGAAACGTGGCGATACAGTCCATCTCGACATCATCGACCGCTGGGGCAATATGGTTTCGGCCACACCCTCGGGCGGCTGGCTACAGTCCAATCCGGTCATTCCCGGGCTTGGCTTTCCGCTCAATTCGCGCGCGCAGATGTTCTGGCTGGAGGAGGGCCTGCCCACCTCGCTCGCGCCGGGGCGCCGTCCGCGGACCACCCTGACGCCGAGCCTTGCCGAAAAAGACGGGCAGCGGCTGGTCTTTGGCACACCGGGAGGGGACCAGCAGGACCAGTGGCAGCTGATCTGGTTCCTGCGCTTCGTCCACCATGGGTTCGACCTGCAACAGGGACTGGATGCGCCTTTGTTTCACACCATGCATTTTCAGGGCAGCTTCTTCCCGCGCGAGGCGCGTCCCGGCGAGATGATGATCGAGGCCAGCTATGAAGCCGCCACTATCGCCGCCCTGCGCGCCCGTGGCCATATCGTGACCGTGGCCGACCCCTGGACCGTCGGCCGCCTGACAGCCGCCCTGCGCCATGCGGATGGCACGCTGCAGGCCGCAGCCACGCCGCGCCTGATGCAGGCCTATGCAATCGGCCGCTAG
- a CDS encoding FadR/GntR family transcriptional regulator: protein MTATTSSDEEIADRLRQQIAAGDLLNRDGRLPPERDLAKAEGVSRTRLRRVLDLLAADGTIFRRRGQGTFALPPPATDAARLKPLARRITPAEVIEVRLGLEPTLAALAATRANAQEREQFSQIAEASQTAEDQAAYDAVDDIFHYKIAEMAHNALYLAMYEEIRSVRREANWTRKRAETYSDDVFALLARQHQTLATAIINHDAAGAEIAMRDHLRTVARTLARADQG from the coding sequence ATGACCGCTACAACCTCAAGCGACGAAGAAATCGCAGACCGCCTGCGTCAGCAGATTGCTGCAGGCGATCTGCTGAACCGGGATGGTCGCCTGCCCCCTGAGCGCGATTTGGCAAAAGCGGAGGGCGTGAGCCGTACCCGCCTGCGCCGGGTTCTGGATCTGCTGGCCGCCGATGGCACGATCTTCCGCCGCCGGGGTCAGGGCACCTTCGCCCTGCCGCCCCCGGCGACCGACGCGGCGCGCCTGAAGCCCCTTGCCCGCCGCATTACCCCGGCCGAAGTGATTGAGGTCCGCCTCGGGCTGGAGCCGACACTGGCGGCGCTCGCCGCAACCCGCGCCAACGCGCAGGAGCGCGAGCAGTTCAGCCAGATTGCAGAAGCCAGCCAGACGGCAGAGGATCAGGCAGCCTATGACGCGGTAGATGACATCTTTCACTACAAGATCGCCGAGATGGCCCACAATGCCCTGTACCTCGCGATGTATGAAGAGATCCGCAGTGTCCGGCGTGAGGCCAACTGGACCCGCAAACGGGCCGAGACCTATTCGGATGACGTCTTTGCCCTGCTAGCCCGCCAGCACCAGACACTCGCCACTGCGATCATCAACCATGACGCTGCAGGGGCCGAAATCGCAATGAGAGACCATCTGCGCACGGTCGCCAGAACACTGGCGCGCGCCGATCAAGGCTAA
- a CDS encoding sulfite exporter TauE/SafE family protein: MLDMNTLLTLAAVAAGSGIVGGILAGLLGVGGGIVIVPALYFALSFTGMEPALTMQVAVGTSLSTIVFTSLSSGYGHYKKGAIDMDLLKLWAPSILVGVVIGGILGGVVSGQVLIAVFATVAVLVALDMILRKAQDSDNPRSFSKPVWAGLGVVAGSVSAMMGIGGGTVCVPMLNFLGYDIRKAVGTSAAIGFIIGVPGALIYMATGFGAEGLPPFSLGYVNLFLAAVIIPLSTTFARVGVKLAHSIPRRALRLSFGLFLLITSARMFKDLFFG, encoded by the coding sequence ATGCTTGATATGAACACGCTTCTGACCCTGGCCGCCGTCGCCGCAGGTTCGGGCATCGTCGGCGGCATCCTTGCCGGTCTTCTGGGCGTCGGCGGCGGCATTGTCATCGTGCCGGCGCTCTACTTTGCCCTGTCCTTCACCGGTATGGAGCCCGCGCTGACGATGCAGGTCGCGGTGGGTACATCCCTATCCACCATCGTCTTTACCTCGCTGTCCTCGGGCTATGGCCACTACAAGAAGGGCGCCATCGACATGGATCTGCTCAAACTCTGGGCGCCGTCGATCCTGGTGGGTGTGGTAATCGGCGGTATCCTCGGCGGGGTTGTCTCGGGGCAGGTTCTGATCGCCGTCTTTGCCACGGTTGCCGTCCTCGTCGCGCTCGACATGATCCTGCGCAAGGCACAGGACAGCGATAATCCCCGCAGTTTTTCCAAACCCGTCTGGGCGGGGCTTGGCGTGGTTGCGGGATCAGTTTCGGCCATGATGGGCATCGGTGGCGGCACCGTCTGCGTGCCGATGCTAAACTTCCTCGGCTATGACATCCGCAAGGCGGTGGGCACGTCGGCTGCCATCGGTTTCATCATCGGTGTCCCCGGCGCGTTGATCTACATGGCGACGGGATTTGGCGCCGAAGGTCTGCCACCTTTCTCTCTTGGGTATGTGAACCTCTTCCTGGCCGCCGTGATCATCCCGCTCAGCACCACATTTGCGCGGGTGGGAGTGAAGCTGGCCCACAGCATCCCGCGCCGCGCGCTGCGCCTGTCGTTCGGTCTGTTTCTACTGATAACCTCGGCCCGAATGTTCAAGGATCTGTTCTTCGGATAA